One stretch of Anguilla anguilla isolate fAngAng1 chromosome 5, fAngAng1.pri, whole genome shotgun sequence DNA includes these proteins:
- the LOC118227204 gene encoding beta-2 adrenergic receptor-like, with the protein MSSPLGNMSSARGWGIFPGATVSANLTGGVAVAPPGQGGGGASPAPPCVSCCCGLLGHTLAVVFMVSLAFAIVVGNVVTLIVFMQTRQCRTPQGYLKVSLAMADMMVGVLVVPFSVYTEISLMVTSAPPAWYQGGPLLSAGGLGGPWQPCKLIGPVFAGCTFVSISTIFLMTVERSVAVLRPLHKDSLVTRRRVLLLILLSWAGSFLLALAPLTLGPGFTLEYNECSRMCNYVPVWDGAEPPPGGKVLLLFPVFDFTLLGGTLAVNILSFTRIRRYTRKRKLLSEVGGGGDGGGGGPSQRPSFSDIKAAKTIGILTFAFTASFSPIAVFVLGNVVGHTWCRFSFFAFWMLTANSCCNVIIYSVRDRRFRKGVAILFQRNQTPPLEEKS; encoded by the exons ATGTCCTCCCCCCTGGGAAACATGAGCTCGGCCCGGGGGTGGGGGATCTTCCCGGGGGCCACGGTGAGCGCCAATCTgactgggggggtggcggtggccCCGCCCGGGCAGGGCGGCGGGGGCgcctccccggccccgccctgcgTCTCCTGCTGCTGCGGCCTGCTCGGCCACACGCTGGCCGTGGTCTTCATGGTCAGCCTGGCCTTCGCCATCGTCGTGGGCAACGTGGTCACGCTGATCGTGTTCATGCAGACGCGCCAGTGCCGCACGCCTCAGGGGTATCTGAAAG TGTCCCTGGCGATGGCCGACATGATGGTGGGCGTGCTGGTGGTGCCGTTCTCCGTCTACACCGAAATCTCCCTGATGGTGACCAGCGCGCCCCCGGCGTGGTACCAGGGGGGGCCCCTGCTCTCGGCGGGAGGGCTGGGGGGCCCCTGGCAGCCCTGCAAGCTGATCGGCCCCGTGTTCGCCGGCTGCACCTTCGTCTCCATCAGCACCATCTTCCTGATGACGGTGGAGCGGAGCGTGGCGGTCCTGCGGCCGCTGCACAAGGACTCCCTGGTGACGCGGCGTCgtgtcctcctcctcatcctcctctcctgGGCCGGCAGCTTCCTGCTGGCCCTGGCGCCGCTCACCCTCGGCCCCGGCTTCACCCTGGAGTACAACGAGTGCAGCCGAATGTGCAACTACGTTCCAGTGTGGGACGGGGCGGAGCCGCCGCCCGGCGGGAAGGTGCTCCTGCTCTTCCCCGTCTTCGACTTCACGCTGCTGGGCGGGACGCTGGCGGTCAACATCCTGTCCTTCACCCGAATCCGCCGCTACACCCGCAAGCGCAAGCTGCTCTCTgaggtgggcgggggcggggacgggggcgggggcgggcccTCCCAGAGGCCCTCCTTCTCGGACATCAAGGCGGCCAAGACGATCGGCATCCTGACGTTCGCCTTCACGGCCTCCTTCTCGCCCATCGCCGTGTTCGTGCTGGGCAACGTGGTGGGACACACCTGGTGCAGGTTCTCCTTCTTCGCCTTCTGGATGCTGACGGCCAACAGCTGCTGCAACGTGATCATCTACAGCGTGCGGGACCGGCGCTTCAGGAAGGGCGTGGCCATCCTGTTTCAGAGGAACCAGACGCCCCCGCTGGAGGAGAAGAGCTGA